The Puntigrus tetrazona isolate hp1 chromosome 19, ASM1883169v1, whole genome shotgun sequence genome has a segment encoding these proteins:
- the ptpn2b gene encoding tyrosine-protein phosphatase non-receptor type 2 isoform X2 produces MEQEFEDIDSEGRWQNLYLEIRNQSHECAFKVAKYPENRNRNRYRDVSPFDHSRVKLENTENDYINASLVVMEEAQRRYILTQGPLRNTCGHFWLMIWEQKTKAVIMLNRVIEKGSEKCAQYWPTQEEREMSFRDTRFEVTLVSEDVKSYYTTRVLELQNANTGETRQIYHFHYTTWPDFGVPESPASFLNFLFKVRESGSLGMDQGPAVVHCSAGIGRSGTFSLVDTCLVMMDKRKDPLVVDIKKILLDMRKYRMGLIQTPDQLRFSYMAVLEGAKYIMGDSSVQKQWRELSREDQEPLSESPPPPQPPKCTERYNGSKPSRLEDAVDPKTAKKTGLETPNKEADRDAGANARKRHRDEKISNPTQKTQKQTKPRINDPDKKRKRARTTSDS; encoded by the exons ATGGAGCAGGAGTTTGAGGACATAGATTCAGAGGGCCGCTGGCAGAACCTTTATTTA GAAATACGCAACCAATCACACGAATGTGCTTTTAAAGTGGCCAAGTATCCAGAGAATCGCAATCGGAACAGATACAGAGATGTCAGCCCGT TTGACCACAGTCGAGTGAAAttagaaaacacagaaaatgacTACATCAATGCCAGCCTGGTGGTGATGGAGGAAGCCCAGAGAAGATACATACTTACCCAG GGTCCTCTGAGAAACACCTGTGGTCACTTTTGGCTCATGATCTGGGAGCAGAAGACCAAAGCTGTTATAATGCTCAACAGAGTAATAGAGAAAGGCTCG GAAAAGTGTGCACAATATTGGCCGACTCAAGAAGAACGAGAGATGTCGTTCCGTGACACCCGCTTTGAGGTAACGCTAGTGTCTGAGGACGTGAAGTCATATTACACCACCAGAGTGCTGGAACTCCAGAACGCAAAT ACGGGGGAGACGAGACAGATCTATCACTTTCACTATACCACATGGCCTGACTTTGGCGTCCCAGAATCCCCAGCCAGCTTCCTCAATTTCCTGTTTAAGGTGCGGGAGTCTGGCTCGCTGGGGATGGACCAGGGTCCAGCAGTCGTCCACTGCAGTGCAGGAATCGGCCGATCGGGGACGTTCTCTTTGGTCGACACTTGTCTCGTCATG ATGGACAAAAGGAAAGACCCGCTGGTTGTGGACATCAAAAAGATTCTCCTAGACATGAGGAAGTATAGGATGGGTTTGATTCAGACCCCCGACCAGCTGCGTTTCTCGTACATGGCTGTGCTGGAAGGTGCCAAGTACATTATGGGAGACTCATCTGTGCAG AAACAGTGGCGAGAGCTCTCCAGAGAGGACCAGGAGCCCCTGTCCGAGTCCCCCCCGCCTCCACAGCCTCCTAAATGCACAGAACGCTACAACGGCAGCAAACCGTCTCGTCTGGAGGACGCGGTGGACCCGAAGACGGCGAAGAAAACCGGCTTGGAGACACCCAATAAAGAAGCAGACAGAGATGCTGGAGCGAA tgctCGCAAAAGGCATAGAGATGAGAAGATTTCCAACCCCACGCAGAAGACTCAGAAGCAGACAAAACCCAGGATCAACGACCCtgataagaaaagaaaaag AGCGAGAACAACCAGTGACTCCTAA
- the ptpn2b gene encoding tyrosine-protein phosphatase non-receptor type 2 isoform X1, translating to MEQEFEDIDSEGRWQNLYLEIRNQSHECAFKVAKYPENRNRNRYRDVSPFDHSRVKLENTENDYINASLVVMEEAQRRYILTQGPLRNTCGHFWLMIWEQKTKAVIMLNRVIEKGSEKCAQYWPTQEEREMSFRDTRFEVTLVSEDVKSYYTTRVLELQNANTGETRQIYHFHYTTWPDFGVPESPASFLNFLFKVRESGSLGMDQGPAVVHCSAGIGRSGTFSLVDTCLVMMDKRKDPLVVDIKKILLDMRKYRMGLIQTPDQLRFSYMAVLEGAKYIMGDSSVQKQWRELSREDQEPLSESPPPPQPPKCTERYNGSKPSRLEDAVDPKTAKKTGLETPNKEADRDAGANARKRHRDEKISNPTQKTQKQTKPRINDPDKKRKRSRLQHELFDKVPPL from the exons ATGGAGCAGGAGTTTGAGGACATAGATTCAGAGGGCCGCTGGCAGAACCTTTATTTA GAAATACGCAACCAATCACACGAATGTGCTTTTAAAGTGGCCAAGTATCCAGAGAATCGCAATCGGAACAGATACAGAGATGTCAGCCCGT TTGACCACAGTCGAGTGAAAttagaaaacacagaaaatgacTACATCAATGCCAGCCTGGTGGTGATGGAGGAAGCCCAGAGAAGATACATACTTACCCAG GGTCCTCTGAGAAACACCTGTGGTCACTTTTGGCTCATGATCTGGGAGCAGAAGACCAAAGCTGTTATAATGCTCAACAGAGTAATAGAGAAAGGCTCG GAAAAGTGTGCACAATATTGGCCGACTCAAGAAGAACGAGAGATGTCGTTCCGTGACACCCGCTTTGAGGTAACGCTAGTGTCTGAGGACGTGAAGTCATATTACACCACCAGAGTGCTGGAACTCCAGAACGCAAAT ACGGGGGAGACGAGACAGATCTATCACTTTCACTATACCACATGGCCTGACTTTGGCGTCCCAGAATCCCCAGCCAGCTTCCTCAATTTCCTGTTTAAGGTGCGGGAGTCTGGCTCGCTGGGGATGGACCAGGGTCCAGCAGTCGTCCACTGCAGTGCAGGAATCGGCCGATCGGGGACGTTCTCTTTGGTCGACACTTGTCTCGTCATG ATGGACAAAAGGAAAGACCCGCTGGTTGTGGACATCAAAAAGATTCTCCTAGACATGAGGAAGTATAGGATGGGTTTGATTCAGACCCCCGACCAGCTGCGTTTCTCGTACATGGCTGTGCTGGAAGGTGCCAAGTACATTATGGGAGACTCATCTGTGCAG AAACAGTGGCGAGAGCTCTCCAGAGAGGACCAGGAGCCCCTGTCCGAGTCCCCCCCGCCTCCACAGCCTCCTAAATGCACAGAACGCTACAACGGCAGCAAACCGTCTCGTCTGGAGGACGCGGTGGACCCGAAGACGGCGAAGAAAACCGGCTTGGAGACACCCAATAAAGAAGCAGACAGAGATGCTGGAGCGAA tgctCGCAAAAGGCATAGAGATGAGAAGATTTCCAACCCCACGCAGAAGACTCAGAAGCAGACAAAACCCAGGATCAACGACCCtgataagaaaagaaaaag AAGTCGTTTACAGCATGAACTCTTCGACAAAGTTCCTCCACTCTGA
- the LOC122323460 gene encoding uncharacterized protein LOC122323460, with protein sequence MSKAWVQNLKQVMKSHTGSNVITGFLMVLIEKLVEMDFACPCDPKTNLAFSLAYFLVPALFSSTLMFYIHSPECKSKCLLSTITCIIPAGTWVLLLFFDGQYFACARTSWEGLTVHTDISASTTWCEPFMKYGNITAKQREFFGFRNISQVVALSLLLVISGVLFIIGGIRCTRGKKEPKAERVEMEEAGQSSSSPPERSSLMEGAQTQRL encoded by the exons ATGAGCAAGGCGTGGGTACAAAACCTGAAACAGGTGATGAAAAGTCATACTGGATCAAATGTAATAACTGGCTTTTTAATGGTGCTGATTGAGAAACTCGTGGAGATGGACTTTGCATGTCCTTGTGATCCAAAGACGAACCTGGCGTTTTCCTTGGCATATTTTTTGGTTCCTGCTCTGTTCTCCAGCACACtcatgttttatattcataGCCCGGAGTGCAAAAGCAAGTGTCTGCTCTCCACTATAACCTGCATCATTCCTGCTGGTACTTGGGTCCTGCTGCTGTTCTTCGACGGACAGTACTTCGCCTGTGCACGGACCTCCTGGGAAGGACTGACGGTCCACACGGATATATCTGCTTCAACAACATGGTGTGAGCCTTTTATGAAGTATGGCAACATCACCGCAAAGCAAAGGGAGTTTTTTGGCTTTCGAAATATTTCGCAG GTAGTGGCACTGTCTCTGCTGCTTGTGATCTCCGGGGTCCTGTTTATAATTGGAGGGATAAGATGCACCCGAGGAAAAAAAGAACCTAAAGCTGAACGAGTGGAAATGGAGGAAGCAGGTCAAAGTTCATCAAGCCCTCCTGAAAGATCTTCGTTGATGGAGGGTGCACAAACACAGAGGCTTTGA